In the genome of Pseudoglutamicibacter cumminsii, one region contains:
- a CDS encoding acyl-CoA dehydrogenase family protein: MSSLSTHTPVHPAAGAEITADAEASTAVSSADLSFAEGLRYVTTQDAPVTPWEAGHTPSLHELREHFGPIFDRIALGASERETHRVLPFVEIAELNRAGFTVLRVPTEYGGPGVPFSDWVQLLIDLAAADPNIAHQYRSHAGFVETLRYHDEQTREFWYAKVLAGDVVGNASTEVSGNALNTLNTTLAVQADGSGVLNGAKYYCTGTAYATHTRVSATLPDADGTPTEGRQFAVVSTRAPGVELEDDWNGFGQSLTGTGTTRFTDVRVAPEHILNRVPGSAEAQFEAPLFQIVLLAVLAGIARNVVNDAAAGVRRRTRSFNTGLGVPHSEDPQILGVVGRLSAQAFVVESTVVEAARRLEAAEGVLSLQDPDAQRLLTEAELAVERAHVTVPSIVTSICSDLFLTGGASNTSREKNLDRHWRNAQTVATHNPIVFRERIIGDYLVNGTVPEGLNAIGEVTRAS, translated from the coding sequence GTGTCATCGTTGTCCACGCACACCCCTGTCCACCCTGCAGCTGGCGCTGAGATCACCGCCGATGCGGAAGCCAGCACCGCTGTTTCCTCCGCCGACTTGAGCTTCGCTGAAGGTCTGCGTTACGTCACCACGCAGGACGCGCCGGTCACCCCGTGGGAAGCCGGCCACACGCCTAGCCTTCACGAACTGCGTGAGCATTTCGGGCCGATCTTTGACCGCATCGCGCTCGGCGCTTCTGAGCGTGAGACGCACCGTGTTCTGCCGTTCGTTGAGATCGCGGAACTCAACCGCGCCGGCTTCACCGTGCTGCGCGTGCCTACCGAGTACGGCGGCCCGGGCGTTCCGTTCTCCGACTGGGTGCAGCTGCTGATCGATCTGGCGGCGGCTGACCCGAACATCGCGCATCAGTACCGTTCCCACGCTGGTTTCGTGGAGACGCTGCGGTACCACGATGAGCAGACCCGCGAGTTCTGGTACGCGAAGGTTCTTGCCGGCGATGTTGTAGGCAACGCGTCCACCGAGGTGAGCGGGAATGCGCTGAATACGCTCAACACGACGCTGGCCGTGCAGGCGGACGGCTCCGGGGTGCTCAACGGCGCTAAGTACTACTGCACCGGCACGGCGTACGCGACGCATACGCGGGTTTCGGCCACGTTGCCTGATGCGGACGGAACGCCGACCGAGGGTCGACAGTTCGCTGTCGTTTCCACGCGGGCTCCGGGCGTTGAGCTTGAGGATGACTGGAACGGTTTCGGTCAGAGCCTCACTGGTACTGGAACCACGCGTTTCACCGATGTGCGTGTTGCGCCCGAGCACATTCTGAACCGCGTTCCCGGCAGCGCTGAGGCGCAGTTTGAGGCGCCTCTGTTCCAGATTGTTTTGCTCGCGGTGCTGGCGGGTATTGCTCGCAACGTCGTGAACGATGCGGCGGCTGGCGTGCGCCGGCGGACCCGCTCCTTCAATACCGGTTTGGGTGTTCCGCACTCTGAGGACCCGCAGATTTTGGGGGTTGTGGGGCGGCTTTCGGCGCAGGCTTTCGTAGTGGAGTCTACGGTGGTTGAGGCCGCGCGGCGGCTCGAGGCTGCCGAAGGTGTGCTTTCGCTCCAAGATCCAGATGCGCAGCGCTTGCTGACTGAAGCGGAGCTTGCTGTTGAGCGCGCGCACGTGACCGTACCGAGCATCGTGACCAGCATTTGCTCCGACCTGTTCCTCACGGGTGGGGCCTCGAACACGTCGCGGGAGAAGAACCTGGACCGGCATTGGCGGAACGCGCAGACGGTCGCAACACACAACCCGATTGTGTTCCGTGAGCGGATCATCGGCGACTACCTGGTCAACGGGACTGTCCCGGAGGGCCTCAACGCGATCGGTGAGGTGACCCGTGCTTCTTAA
- a CDS encoding MFS transporter: MSNSMRDSAGKKRPEGSTPAVETPGVENPGVAARAVSPALAIAGILLIATNLRMPMTSASPLLPRIREDVGLSAASASFLISLPLLCFAVFSPIVPRIAARFGLAHSLFGALIAVNVGIISRSWVGSFGLWAGTVLIGVGIAIMNVLLPALIKRDFPDHAGTLTGVYSAFQSLMAALAAAVAVPIAGLPGWGWQGALGLTLGAGLIGVAVFAPQVRADHVVRRQQVLARNQVSTVSSAASPAEASPAAAARPRSLLRSPLAWVITAFMGFQSTLFYSVLTWWPAIEMSSGISEESAGFHIAVIQASGIVGSLVAGWLMRRDVVGSTVAVAVSTVIVVLAGTMLAPQLALLWALLLGTAQGGLFTVALTLFGARARTPMSAARLSGMAQTFGYVVAASVPPVLGVVREATGSWTASLWILLGIAVITLVAGLVSAKPRYVEEH; encoded by the coding sequence GTGAGTAATTCGATGCGGGATAGTGCTGGGAAGAAGCGTCCAGAAGGTTCGACGCCGGCTGTTGAGACGCCGGGTGTAGAGAATCCGGGGGTTGCGGCGAGGGCTGTGAGCCCGGCTTTGGCGATCGCAGGTATTTTGCTGATCGCCACGAATCTGCGGATGCCGATGACCAGCGCGAGCCCGCTGCTCCCCCGCATTAGGGAAGATGTGGGGCTTTCTGCGGCGTCTGCGTCGTTTTTAATTTCTTTGCCGTTGCTGTGTTTCGCGGTGTTCTCGCCGATCGTGCCGCGGATTGCGGCGCGTTTCGGGTTGGCTCATTCCCTGTTCGGCGCTTTGATCGCGGTGAACGTGGGGATCATTTCGCGTTCGTGGGTTGGTTCGTTCGGTTTGTGGGCTGGCACCGTTTTGATTGGTGTTGGGATCGCGATCATGAACGTGCTGTTGCCGGCGCTGATTAAGCGTGATTTCCCGGATCATGCGGGCACGTTGACGGGCGTGTATTCGGCGTTTCAGTCGCTCATGGCAGCGCTTGCGGCGGCGGTCGCTGTCCCGATCGCTGGTCTTCCAGGTTGGGGCTGGCAGGGCGCTCTCGGTTTGACGTTGGGTGCCGGTTTGATTGGTGTCGCGGTGTTCGCGCCGCAGGTCCGCGCGGATCATGTGGTGCGGCGTCAGCAGGTCTTAGCCCGCAACCAAGTCTCTACGGTGTCGTCGGCTGCGTCACCGGCGGAGGCGTCACCAGCGGCGGCGGCGCGTCCGCGGAGTTTGTTGCGGTCCCCGTTGGCGTGGGTGATTACGGCGTTTATGGGTTTTCAGTCGACGCTGTTTTATTCGGTTTTGACGTGGTGGCCGGCTATTGAGATGTCGTCGGGGATTTCTGAGGAGAGCGCCGGTTTCCATATTGCGGTGATTCAGGCGTCTGGCATTGTGGGTTCGCTTGTTGCGGGCTGGCTGATGAGGCGCGACGTGGTGGGATCCACTGTTGCTGTGGCGGTTTCCACGGTGATTGTGGTGCTTGCGGGGACGATGTTGGCTCCGCAGTTGGCGCTGTTGTGGGCGTTGTTGCTTGGTACGGCCCAGGGCGGGTTGTTTACGGTCGCGTTGACGTTGTTTGGGGCGCGGGCGCGGACGCCGATGTCGGCGGCGCGGCTTTCGGGTATGGCGCAGACGTTTGGTTATGTGGTTGCGGCCTCTGTTCCGCCGGTTTTGGGTGTGGTGCGTGAGGCGACGGGTTCGTGGACGGCGTCGTTGTGGATCCTGCTGGGTATTGCGGTGATCACGTTGGTTGCGGGGCTGGTTTCAGCTAAGCCGCGTTACGTCGAGGAGCATTAG
- the hrpB gene encoding ATP-dependent helicase HrpB, producing MASTGNSSNTHPLFDLDVIGEGLVFADSLPELDAALTTHRAAVVQAPPGTGKTTLVPPAVANHLASANAGAPPGRIIVTQPRRVAARAAAHRLTQLTGTTLGEHIGYTVRGDSHTSAATIIEFVTPGILVRRLLTDPMADGTAAIILDEVHERHLETDLLLALTGETQQVRDDLTIIAMSATVDAPTFARLLASDGTENDGMGTGLENVEPVPHISSATALHPLTITYVPHTGDRIGPRGVETSFLNHIATTALATHREALATNPDTDALVFAPGAREVDHITQQLRAATTDIDVLPLHGQLPAQQQDHAIRGRQPGGKPRIIVSTTLAESSLTVPGVHLVIDSGLTREPRRDATRGMSGLVTVSASQASAQQRAGRAARLGPGTAIRCYSERTHAAAPAHITPEITTADLTETALTLAAWGAPRGHNLRWINPPPATALNDAEKTLHALNAIDSEGRITDHGRTLSAIPLNPRWAHALTHNAARYGAEDVATVIAVATGEQRIPGANLPDAIRHQQRNPHRPTQRETQRLTRLAHQHAAEGEALGGGDAAAGENMSAAELAGIVTATAWPDRIAKHMGEGIYLLASGTRAALPPDATLGRPEWLAIADVIRAHGHAAAGTGAIIRAAAPLTPEQATDAAGNLAGTTTSITITPNGTISARSIEAIGAIELRATPTKPNPDQAAEALAEHLTTHGLNALTFNTNATALRNRLAFLHHHIGDPWPAMDSHHLAANVTEWLGPELNDVAHGASLKTIDLTDPLRRLLPWPEAAHLDELAPARITLPSGNTAAIKYPDASEYGDTDESSGDEVSGNETQAEPPQPVVAAKLQETFGWTETPRLAGGRAPVLFHLLSPAGRPLAVTSDLHSFFTGPYADVRAEMRGRYPKHPWPENPLTAQPTHLTNRKLREK from the coding sequence ATGGCTTCTACCGGGAACAGCTCAAACACCCACCCCTTGTTTGACCTGGATGTGATCGGGGAAGGGCTCGTCTTCGCAGACTCCCTCCCCGAACTCGATGCCGCCCTCACAACCCACCGCGCCGCCGTCGTCCAAGCCCCACCCGGAACCGGTAAAACAACACTCGTACCACCCGCAGTAGCCAACCACCTCGCCAGCGCAAACGCAGGTGCGCCGCCCGGCCGGATCATCGTGACCCAGCCCCGCCGCGTAGCCGCCCGCGCCGCCGCCCACCGCCTCACGCAACTCACCGGAACCACACTCGGCGAACACATCGGCTACACCGTCCGCGGCGACTCTCACACCAGCGCTGCCACCATCATCGAATTCGTGACCCCCGGAATCCTCGTCCGCCGACTCCTCACAGACCCCATGGCAGACGGCACCGCCGCGATCATCCTCGACGAAGTCCACGAACGCCACCTCGAAACCGACCTCCTCCTCGCCCTCACCGGCGAAACCCAACAAGTCCGCGACGACCTCACCATCATCGCGATGTCCGCAACAGTCGACGCCCCAACCTTCGCCCGCCTCCTCGCAAGCGACGGCACAGAAAACGATGGGATGGGAACTGGTCTTGAAAACGTGGAACCCGTCCCGCACATCAGCTCCGCGACCGCACTCCACCCACTCACCATCACCTACGTGCCACACACGGGAGACCGGATCGGGCCGCGCGGCGTCGAAACCAGCTTCCTCAACCACATCGCAACCACCGCGCTCGCTACCCACCGCGAAGCGCTCGCCACCAACCCGGATACCGATGCGCTCGTGTTCGCACCCGGAGCCCGCGAAGTCGACCACATCACCCAACAACTCCGCGCCGCCACAACAGACATCGACGTGCTCCCGCTCCACGGGCAACTACCCGCCCAACAACAAGACCACGCGATCCGCGGACGCCAACCCGGCGGGAAACCACGCATCATCGTCTCCACCACACTCGCCGAATCATCACTCACCGTCCCCGGCGTACACCTCGTGATCGACTCCGGCCTCACCCGCGAACCACGCCGCGACGCAACCCGCGGAATGAGCGGACTCGTCACCGTATCCGCCTCCCAAGCCAGCGCCCAACAACGCGCAGGCCGCGCCGCCCGCCTCGGCCCCGGAACCGCAATCCGCTGCTACAGCGAACGCACCCACGCCGCCGCACCCGCACACATCACCCCCGAAATCACCACCGCAGACCTCACCGAAACCGCCCTCACCCTCGCCGCATGGGGAGCACCCCGCGGCCACAACCTCCGCTGGATCAACCCGCCACCCGCCACCGCCCTCAACGACGCCGAAAAAACACTCCACGCCCTCAACGCGATCGACAGCGAAGGCCGGATCACCGACCACGGGCGAACCCTCTCCGCGATCCCGCTCAACCCACGCTGGGCACACGCACTCACACACAACGCGGCGCGTTACGGGGCGGAGGATGTCGCGACAGTGATCGCCGTCGCAACCGGCGAACAACGCATCCCCGGAGCCAACCTCCCCGACGCGATACGCCACCAACAACGCAACCCCCACCGCCCAACCCAACGCGAAACACAACGCCTCACCCGGCTCGCACACCAACACGCGGCTGAGGGTGAAGCTCTGGGCGGGGGCGATGCGGCTGCGGGCGAGAACATGAGCGCCGCCGAGCTCGCCGGCATCGTCACCGCCACGGCCTGGCCTGACCGGATCGCGAAACACATGGGGGAGGGGATCTACCTCCTCGCCTCCGGAACGCGAGCCGCACTCCCACCAGACGCCACACTCGGGCGCCCCGAATGGCTCGCCATCGCCGACGTCATCCGAGCACACGGCCACGCCGCCGCCGGAACCGGCGCCATCATCCGCGCCGCCGCACCACTCACCCCCGAGCAAGCCACCGACGCCGCCGGGAACCTCGCCGGAACCACAACCAGCATCACCATCACCCCCAACGGCACCATCAGCGCACGCTCCATCGAAGCGATCGGCGCCATCGAACTACGCGCAACCCCCACCAAACCCAACCCCGACCAAGCCGCGGAAGCGCTCGCCGAACACCTCACAACCCACGGCCTCAACGCCCTCACCTTCAACACCAACGCCACCGCACTACGCAACAGGCTCGCATTCCTCCACCACCACATCGGCGACCCATGGCCAGCGATGGACAGCCACCACCTCGCCGCGAACGTCACCGAATGGCTCGGCCCAGAACTCAACGACGTCGCCCACGGCGCAAGCCTCAAAACCATCGACCTCACCGACCCCCTCCGCCGGCTCCTCCCATGGCCAGAAGCCGCCCACCTCGACGAACTCGCACCCGCACGCATCACCCTCCCGTCCGGCAACACCGCCGCAATCAAGTACCCGGACGCGAGCGAATACGGGGATACAGATGAATCGAGCGGTGATGAAGTAAGCGGGAACGAGACACAGGCAGAGCCTCCACAACCCGTGGTCGCCGCGAAACTGCAAGAAACCTTCGGCTGGACCGAAACACCACGCCTCGCCGGCGGCCGCGCGCCCGTCCTTTTCCACCTGCTCTCACCAGCAGGCAGGCCACTCGCCGTCACATCAGACCTCCACTCCTTCTTCACCGGCCCATACGCCGACGTCCGAGCAGAAATGCGCGGCCGCTACCCCAAACACCCCTGGCCAGAAAACCCACTCACCGCCCAACCAACCCACCTCACCAACCGCAAACTCCGCGAAAAATAG
- a CDS encoding LLM class flavin-dependent oxidoreductase, with protein MLLNAFEMATPVHQSPGLWRHPESRAADFDQLSYWTDLAQTLDRGGFTALFLADVLGTYDVYGGSDAVSHERGVQVPLLNPFAAVSAMAAVTRRLGFGLTASCTYEDPFLLARRFASLDHLTGGRVGWNIVTSYQDSAARNLGLERQLPHDERYDRADEYMDVMYKLFEGSFAPGSVLKDADAGVFVDPAGVRKAEHKGEYFSVDGALLTHPGPQRTPFLFQAGASARGLRFGAENAEAVFMIGSEPSVVRGYIDRLHDALEAAGRPADAVRTFAMVTVVTGADDEDAQRRFESYQQYVDVEGALALFAGWTGVDLAGLDPDAPLAEVETDANQSALRSVTSGDTTREWTVRDIAAFVTLGGRGPVIVGGPESVADQLEAWQAASGVDGFNVCSGVRPADLERFVEYVSPELRRRGLLADAGAESDDAGAAEAVTLRAAVTGQDWLPDSHRGSRFRTGALVEAHS; from the coding sequence GTGCTTCTTAACGCGTTTGAGATGGCCACGCCGGTGCATCAGTCGCCGGGTTTGTGGCGGCATCCGGAGTCTCGGGCGGCGGATTTTGATCAGTTGAGCTACTGGACCGACCTGGCTCAGACGTTGGATCGCGGCGGTTTCACGGCACTGTTTTTGGCGGATGTGTTGGGAACCTATGACGTGTATGGCGGTAGCGACGCGGTTTCGCATGAGCGCGGCGTGCAGGTTCCGTTGTTGAATCCGTTCGCTGCAGTGTCTGCGATGGCGGCGGTGACGCGTCGGTTGGGGTTCGGGTTGACGGCTTCCTGCACGTATGAGGATCCGTTTTTGTTGGCGCGCCGGTTTGCGAGCTTGGACCATCTGACGGGTGGCCGGGTTGGCTGGAACATTGTGACGTCGTATCAGGATTCCGCTGCCCGCAACCTCGGTTTGGAGCGGCAACTGCCGCACGATGAGCGTTACGACCGCGCGGACGAGTACATGGACGTGATGTACAAGCTGTTCGAGGGCAGTTTCGCTCCGGGCTCGGTGCTCAAGGATGCCGATGCGGGTGTCTTTGTGGACCCGGCGGGTGTCCGGAAGGCTGAGCACAAGGGCGAATACTTCTCGGTTGATGGTGCGTTGTTGACGCATCCGGGGCCGCAGCGCACGCCGTTCTTGTTCCAGGCGGGTGCTTCGGCGCGGGGCTTGCGTTTCGGCGCTGAGAATGCCGAGGCGGTGTTCATGATCGGTTCGGAGCCGAGCGTTGTGCGCGGTTATATTGACCGTTTGCACGATGCGCTTGAGGCCGCGGGCCGGCCAGCCGATGCGGTGCGCACGTTCGCGATGGTCACCGTGGTCACCGGCGCGGACGACGAGGATGCGCAGCGCCGCTTTGAGTCCTATCAGCAGTATGTGGACGTCGAGGGTGCGCTAGCGCTGTTCGCGGGCTGGACCGGCGTTGACTTGGCCGGCCTGGATCCGGATGCTCCGTTGGCGGAGGTTGAGACGGACGCGAATCAGTCTGCTCTGCGTTCGGTGACCTCTGGCGACACGACGCGGGAGTGGACCGTGCGGGACATCGCCGCGTTCGTTACGTTGGGTGGCCGCGGCCCCGTGATTGTGGGTGGCCCTGAGAGCGTTGCCGATCAGTTGGAGGCGTGGCAAGCGGCCTCCGGCGTGGATGGCTTCAACGTGTGTAGTGGCGTGCGGCCGGCTGATCTTGAACGATTCGTTGAATACGTAAGCCCCGAGCTACGGCGGCGCGGTCTGTTGGCTGACGCCGGCGCTGAAAGCGACGATGCCGGTGCCGCGGAGGCCGTGACGTTGCGTGCCGCGGTGACGGGGCAGGATTGGTTGCCTGATTCGCATCGTGGTTCCCGCTTCCGCACTGGCGCTTTGGTGGAGGCTCACAGCTAA
- a CDS encoding DUF308 domain-containing protein, translating to MVDSASANNNSANSAPAQATTADYKRVLAKPMLYRGIVSALFALVGVFFNTTPTVGAISAAFAILFLTSALFYWPIMRLALAPSYRTAITSAVLAWAIAGILAIIMRDPAGMAIAVAFGYTIGGASELYGGLKNRETGRPSKDTTISGALGVIGGIIMIFMTTSDPHGIFGMASMITAVIAAHHLIASIGYMQDQRRAN from the coding sequence ATGGTGGACAGCGCCAGCGCGAACAACAACAGCGCCAACAGCGCCCCCGCGCAAGCAACCACGGCAGACTACAAACGAGTCCTCGCCAAACCAATGCTCTACCGCGGAATCGTCAGCGCACTCTTCGCACTCGTCGGCGTCTTCTTCAACACCACCCCAACCGTCGGCGCCATCAGCGCAGCCTTCGCCATCCTCTTCCTCACAAGCGCCCTCTTCTACTGGCCCATCATGAGGCTCGCCCTAGCACCCAGCTACCGCACCGCCATCACATCCGCCGTACTCGCATGGGCCATCGCCGGGATCCTCGCCATCATCATGCGCGACCCAGCCGGCATGGCCATCGCCGTAGCGTTCGGCTACACCATCGGTGGCGCCTCAGAACTCTACGGCGGGCTCAAAAACCGCGAAACCGGCCGCCCAAGCAAAGACACCACCATCTCCGGCGCACTCGGTGTCATCGGCGGCATCATCATGATCTTCATGACCACCAGCGACCCCCACGGCATCTTCGGCATGGCCTCCATGATCACCGCCGTCATCGCAGCCCACCACCTCATCGCCAGCATCGGCTACATGCAAGACCAACGCCGCGCCAACTAA
- a CDS encoding Abi family protein: protein MPKDWLSYEQQVDLLADRGMVIANTEDAAQFLSQVNYYRFSGYFRHWQYDPARGHNRFFEGTTFEKIRGVYETEQELVTVCDELLHPLEILLRTRFAYAYGRRIGVTGYFAHGKGFTQPPHDDAERVEEYALADLDRSKEAFVAHYRDDIKQGHVYKPEAYARMPIWVAVEAFSFGSLSRFIQASGTSGVLDDIADSMNTSRKLLPGQVKSFVYLRNRVAHCAQLWNHRVLDVPGLQPKTTRQTKRDYRNFSDHSIYKILIALDDVATRSGISHNWLRDSVEPILNKNRLLAQGITEPARYGDISRDELTGEDVL from the coding sequence ATGCCGAAGGACTGGCTTAGCTACGAACAGCAAGTAGACCTACTGGCTGATCGCGGGATGGTTATCGCCAATACCGAAGATGCCGCCCAATTCCTATCACAGGTCAACTATTATCGCTTCTCCGGATACTTCCGGCATTGGCAATATGACCCAGCACGGGGCCACAACCGGTTCTTCGAAGGCACCACATTCGAAAAGATTCGTGGCGTATACGAAACCGAACAAGAGCTAGTCACAGTTTGCGATGAGCTCCTGCATCCCCTCGAAATCCTCCTCCGTACCCGTTTTGCGTACGCCTACGGACGTCGAATTGGGGTAACAGGATATTTCGCGCACGGTAAGGGTTTTACTCAGCCACCTCACGATGATGCCGAACGTGTCGAAGAGTATGCTCTCGCCGACCTTGATCGCAGCAAAGAAGCCTTCGTTGCGCACTACCGTGATGACATCAAGCAGGGCCACGTATACAAGCCTGAGGCGTATGCACGGATGCCGATCTGGGTTGCGGTGGAAGCTTTCTCGTTTGGCAGCCTGTCTCGCTTCATTCAGGCATCTGGTACCTCTGGTGTTTTAGACGACATTGCTGACTCGATGAATACGTCGCGCAAACTTCTGCCTGGACAAGTGAAGTCATTCGTTTACTTGCGCAATCGGGTAGCGCATTGCGCTCAGCTGTGGAACCACCGGGTGCTTGATGTTCCCGGTTTGCAACCCAAAACCACCCGGCAAACTAAACGTGATTACCGAAATTTCTCGGACCATTCGATTTACAAAATCCTCATCGCGCTCGACGATGTCGCTACCCGTTCTGGGATCTCACATAACTGGTTGCGAGACAGCGTTGAACCGATCTTGAACAAGAACCGACTACTTGCACAAGGCATTACGGAACCGGCTAGGTACGGTGATATATCTCGTGACGAACTTACGGGCGAGGACGTTCTGTAG
- a CDS encoding MarR family winged helix-turn-helix transcriptional regulator, whose amino-acid sequence MTTTKDTSGATSSPAEAAQRFPAPSTALAAERMAEFTSSELAGQVQFLAARLRSIGHSHANRVLQEVMGLKVRQYSVLALAASDVNPSQRELGDFLSLDPSQIVNLVDFLEKRGWVERQVDPRDRRSRIVVATPQGQDAYRRAHALTMASDDVVLAALSASERQELSRLLEKVAF is encoded by the coding sequence ATGACGACCACAAAGGACACCTCCGGAGCCACAAGCAGCCCGGCCGAGGCCGCCCAGCGCTTCCCCGCCCCCTCCACCGCGCTTGCGGCCGAGCGCATGGCGGAGTTCACGTCGTCGGAACTCGCCGGCCAAGTCCAGTTCTTGGCGGCCCGGCTGCGCAGCATCGGCCACAGCCACGCCAACCGCGTCCTGCAAGAGGTGATGGGGCTGAAAGTCCGCCAGTACTCCGTGTTGGCCCTGGCCGCCTCGGACGTGAACCCGTCGCAGCGCGAGCTCGGCGACTTCCTGAGCTTGGACCCGAGCCAGATCGTGAACCTGGTGGACTTCCTGGAGAAGCGAGGCTGGGTCGAGCGCCAGGTGGATCCCCGCGACCGTCGCTCCCGGATCGTCGTCGCCACACCGCAGGGGCAGGACGCCTACCGGCGGGCACACGCGCTGACCATGGCCTCCGACGACGTGGTGCTCGCCGCGCTCAGCGCCAGCGAACGGCAGGAATTGAGCCGATTGCTGGAGAAAGTCGCCTTCTAA
- a CDS encoding SDR family NAD(P)-dependent oxidoreductase, with amino-acid sequence MSLDGKVAIVTGSGAGLGLAYAQELARQGASVVINDVNQETADAAVASITEAGGKAVAAVVPVGTSEAADQLFKTAVDTFGGLDILVNNAGILRDKSLLKMSDEDFDLVIGVHLKGTFTCVRAAYAYFKENGVAGRIVCIGSPTGQRGNFGQTNYAAAKAGIVGMVRTWALEMKRAGVMVNAVIPVAATAMTKTVPFFQKAVEADERGEAMPSFFRHDLGFGTADDVAGLIAFLSSPEADGITGQAIGVGGDRLQVWSHPEPVATEYHEGGWDYATMQTQGAELVKGNLQEVGEKMPPLPAELEPEQKN; translated from the coding sequence ATGTCCCTCGACGGTAAGGTCGCCATCGTCACCGGCTCGGGCGCAGGCCTGGGCCTCGCCTACGCCCAGGAGCTCGCCCGCCAGGGAGCCTCCGTGGTTATCAACGACGTCAACCAGGAGACCGCGGACGCCGCTGTCGCCTCGATCACCGAAGCCGGCGGCAAGGCCGTCGCCGCCGTGGTCCCGGTCGGCACCAGCGAAGCTGCAGACCAGCTGTTCAAGACCGCCGTAGATACCTTCGGGGGCCTGGACATCCTGGTGAACAACGCCGGCATCCTGCGGGACAAGTCGTTGCTGAAGATGTCCGACGAGGACTTCGACCTCGTCATCGGCGTCCACCTCAAGGGAACCTTCACCTGCGTCCGCGCCGCTTACGCATACTTCAAGGAGAACGGCGTGGCCGGCCGCATCGTCTGCATCGGCTCGCCAACCGGCCAGCGAGGCAACTTCGGCCAGACCAACTACGCCGCAGCCAAGGCGGGCATCGTCGGTATGGTCCGCACGTGGGCCCTCGAGATGAAGCGCGCCGGAGTGATGGTCAACGCCGTCATCCCAGTGGCCGCCACCGCGATGACCAAGACCGTTCCTTTCTTCCAGAAGGCCGTCGAAGCTGACGAGCGCGGCGAGGCTATGCCGTCCTTCTTCCGCCATGACCTCGGCTTCGGAACCGCCGACGACGTCGCCGGCCTGATCGCCTTCCTTTCCTCCCCGGAGGCCGACGGCATCACCGGCCAGGCCATCGGCGTCGGCGGAGATCGCCTGCAGGTCTGGTCCCACCCTGAGCCAGTGGCCACCGAGTACCACGAGGGCGGCTGGGACTACGCCACCATGCAGACCCAGGGCGCCGAGCTGGTCAAGGGCAACCTCCAGGAGGTCGGCGAGAAGATGCCTCCGCTGCCTGCTGAGCTCGAGCCTGAACAGAAGAACTAA